ATATATTATTAGAAGTATGTTCCCCAAAAAGAACTTCAATGAATAAATCCGATCTTGTAGAAATCCTCGCCAAAAAGTCCGAGCTGACTCTAAAAAAGTCGGAGCGTATAGTCAATCACGTCTTCGATGAAATGACCAAGGCTTTGAAAGATGACGATAAGATCGAGATCAGGGGATTCGGAAGTTTTGTCGTAAAGAG
The DNA window shown above is from Candidatus Zymogenus saltonus and carries:
- a CDS encoding integration host factor subunit beta, which encodes MNKSDLVEILAKKSELTLKKSERIVNHVFDEMTKALKDDDKIEIRGFGSFVVKRYKAYKGRNPKTGKSIEVKEKKLPFFKVGRELKSRVDG